From Loxodonta africana isolate mLoxAfr1 chromosome 2, mLoxAfr1.hap2, whole genome shotgun sequence, the proteins below share one genomic window:
- the PLAC8L1 gene encoding PLAC8-like protein 1, which translates to MNCFGSYFSKCPKDGSLLNTQSPLLLSLMSSEDEPHFISNLRSHGPARAVVKQPVRGASGRTTITSIVQTGGDWSTGLFSVCRDKRICFCGLFCPICLECDIARHYGECLCWPLLLGSSFALRIGTRERHKIRGTLCEDWLAVHCCWPFSICQVARELKMRTSQFYEIREAPCTKDALV; encoded by the exons ATGAATTGCTTTGGAAGTTACTTCTCTAAGTGTCCTAAGGATGGCTCCTTACTCAACACACAGTCACCTCTGTTACTTTCATTAATGTCCTCTGAAGATGAACCACATTTTATTTCCAACTTGAG GAGCCATGGGCCAGCTCGCGCTGTGGTGAAGCAGCCTGTTCGGGGAGCCAGTGGCAGGACCACCATCACCTCAATTGTCCAGACAGGCGGGGACTGGAGCACCGGCCTCTTCAGTGTCTGCAGAGATAAGagaattt GTTTCTGTGGTCTATTTTGTCCGATATGTCTTGAGTGTGACATCGCCAGGCATTACGGAGAGTGTCTTTGTTGGCCATTGTTACTTGGGTCCTCCTTTGCACTAAGAATTGGCACCAGAGAGAGACATAAAATACGG GGCACACTGTGCGAGGACTGGCTGGCGGTGCACTGCTGCTGGCCTTTTTCCATCTGCCAGGTGGCCCGGGAACTCAAGATGAGGACCTCCCAGTTCTATGAAATCCGGGAAGCTCCTTGCACTAAGGATGCCCTGGTTTGA